One genomic window of Desmospora activa DSM 45169 includes the following:
- a CDS encoding choice-of-anchor I family protein, producing MKKWMGAIAAVTIFSLILPAADWAGAAPQQQDRLVQGTEKLQLDLLKRYYSGADFDNGGAEIVAVDTRHQLAYSVNGAAKAVDVLDLTALTENGAQWKQKRRITLQSFDLGEFQPSDITSVTVHPEGEWAAVAMPAEPKTDAGVVVFVDAEGRYLHHVQVGALPDMVTVSPDGTKVLSANEGEPSDDYTIDPEGSVSIIDVSNGVEQATVNTVGFNDLQPSQIDQDVRVFGKGATFAQDMEPEYIQVTPDSKTAYVVLQENNAIAALDLENEAFTRVYGLGVKDHSVNGNELDASDKDGRINIRNWPVLGMYQPDGFQLFQVQGKTYLITANEGDARDYDGFSEEARVKDLVNPDKVGAKIRLNAKHYAGYNQKELDRMLQEGLLEDDQLGRLTVSAVEGEKEGVYEALYSFGGRSFSIWEVTDKKLKRVYDSGSDFERIIADALPQYFNSNNNEASFDTRSDDKGPEPESAIVGQVGEKLYAFVGLERVGGVMVYDLSQPQKPRFVTYFNSRDFEKGTSVEAGDVGPEGLAFLSAEQSPTGEPILLVANEVSGTVAAISIQEK from the coding sequence GTGAAAAAATGGATGGGAGCGATTGCGGCGGTAACCATATTTAGTTTGATTCTGCCTGCTGCCGATTGGGCAGGAGCGGCACCGCAGCAACAGGATCGTTTGGTACAGGGTACGGAAAAGCTGCAATTGGACTTATTGAAGCGTTATTACAGCGGTGCCGATTTTGATAATGGCGGTGCGGAAATCGTCGCTGTTGACACCCGCCACCAACTGGCTTATTCCGTCAACGGAGCGGCCAAAGCGGTTGATGTATTGGATCTAACCGCATTGACGGAGAACGGGGCTCAGTGGAAGCAGAAGCGACGGATCACATTGCAATCCTTTGATTTAGGGGAATTTCAACCCAGTGATATTACCAGTGTAACGGTACATCCCGAGGGAGAATGGGCAGCGGTGGCGATGCCGGCAGAGCCGAAAACGGATGCCGGTGTGGTTGTGTTTGTCGATGCGGAGGGTCGCTATCTCCACCATGTTCAGGTGGGTGCTCTCCCTGATATGGTGACCGTATCCCCGGATGGAACCAAAGTGCTCTCCGCCAATGAAGGGGAGCCGAGCGATGACTATACTATCGATCCGGAGGGTTCTGTCTCCATTATCGATGTCTCGAACGGTGTGGAGCAGGCGACGGTAAATACCGTCGGATTTAACGATCTCCAGCCTTCACAAATTGATCAAGATGTGCGCGTCTTCGGTAAAGGGGCCACCTTTGCTCAAGATATGGAGCCGGAATATATTCAAGTGACGCCGGATAGTAAAACTGCCTACGTCGTCTTGCAGGAAAACAATGCGATCGCTGCACTGGATTTGGAAAACGAAGCATTTACCCGTGTGTATGGATTGGGTGTCAAGGACCATTCCGTCAATGGGAATGAGCTGGATGCTTCCGACAAAGACGGGCGCATTAATATCCGTAACTGGCCGGTGTTGGGTATGTATCAACCGGACGGGTTCCAACTGTTTCAGGTACAGGGAAAAACGTATCTGATTACCGCTAATGAAGGGGATGCTCGTGATTATGATGGCTTCTCCGAGGAAGCGCGGGTAAAAGACCTCGTTAACCCGGATAAGGTAGGGGCGAAAATTCGCTTAAACGCCAAGCATTATGCGGGGTATAACCAGAAGGAACTGGATCGGATGTTGCAAGAGGGATTGTTGGAGGATGATCAGCTGGGCCGCTTGACCGTCAGTGCCGTCGAAGGAGAAAAAGAGGGTGTCTATGAAGCTCTCTATAGTTTCGGTGGACGTTCGTTTTCCATTTGGGAAGTGACGGATAAAAAATTAAAGCGGGTATACGACAGCGGTAGCGATTTTGAACGCATCATCGCTGATGCGCTTCCGCAGTACTTTAACTCCAACAACAACGAAGCTTCCTTTGATACGCGCAGTGATGACAAAGGGCCTGAACCGGAGAGCGCCATCGTCGGTCAAGTAGGTGAGAAGTTGTACGCCTTTGTTGGGCTGGAACGGGTGGGCGGCGTTATGGTATACGATCTGAGCCAACCGCAAAAACCGCGCTTTGTTACCTACTTTAATAGCCGTGACTTTGAAAAGGGGACTTCGGTTGAAGCCGGTGACGTCGGACCGGAAGGTTTGGCCTTCCTCTCGGCTGAACAAAGCCCCACTGGAGAACCGATTCTCTTGGTTGCCAATGAAGTTTCCGGTACCGTCGCAGCCATTTCAATTCAGGAGAAGTAA
- a CDS encoding N-acetylmuramoyl-L-alanine amidase family protein codes for MFLVAAGSMAKIVIDPGHGGSDPGAVNGGYQEKAYTLDIGLRVRNWLQANTNAQVLMTRTTDATVSLEQRANLANANGADYFCSIHINAGGGTGFESFIYDGTVSQPTFDAQNRIHASVINTIGPRYGVRDRGKKRANFYVLRATAMPAILLENLFIDTAADLALLNNSAFIQDLSNAIGAGIAQSYGLAVTEEEKVAVFANGEPHEDGEK; via the coding sequence ATGTTTTTAGTAGCAGCTGGTAGCATGGCAAAAATCGTCATTGATCCCGGACATGGAGGCAGTGACCCGGGGGCGGTAAACGGGGGTTATCAGGAAAAGGCGTATACCTTGGATATCGGGTTGCGGGTGCGTAATTGGCTCCAAGCCAATACCAACGCACAGGTGTTGATGACCCGCACCACTGATGCTACGGTCAGCTTGGAACAACGGGCCAACCTGGCCAATGCCAATGGGGCTGACTACTTCTGTTCCATTCACATCAATGCAGGGGGAGGAACGGGCTTTGAAAGCTTCATCTACGACGGCACGGTTTCTCAGCCCACCTTTGATGCACAAAATCGAATCCACGCTTCTGTGATAAATACGATTGGGCCACGATATGGTGTACGCGACCGCGGAAAAAAACGGGCCAACTTCTACGTCCTGCGCGCAACCGCCATGCCGGCGATTTTGCTGGAAAACTTGTTTATCGATACGGCGGCGGACCTCGCTTTGTTGAACAATAGCGCCTTTATTCAGGACCTATCCAATGCGATTGGAGCAGGAATTGCGCAATCCTATGGCTTAGCGGTCACAGAAGAGGAGAAAGTAGCTGTTTTCGCCAACGGTGAGCCCCATGAAGATGGGGAAAAATAA
- a CDS encoding RNA-guided endonuclease InsQ/TnpB family protein → MLRAFKTELHPTPEQCSKIAQTIGVCRFLYNRFLAMNFERHQAGKPFMSGYDFDKYVNHELSKTLPWIKQTCGSKARKKAIMNAQNAFNRFFHGHSRRPRLKKKQRQETGAYFPKNNKGDLLVERHRIKIPTLGWTRLKEYGYIPTNAKVVSCTLTKKADRYYISVLVEVEETSIDVQPNGLGIGVDLGIKGFAFTSEGKTFRNINQSSTVKQCERRLKRAQRALSRKYEAKKRGEKPATEGGSNIRKNILRVQKLHQRLANKRKAYRAWVVSQLVKTKPASITIEHLNVRGMMRNRHLAKAIAAQGFYDFKQKLIQACQKRKIQLREVALFYPSSKLCSCCGAKKVTLSLSERIFHCDHCGYEGDRDVNAAMNLAQAREYAVLT, encoded by the coding sequence ATGTTGCGCGCGTTTAAAACAGAACTGCACCCAACTCCGGAACAATGCAGCAAAATCGCCCAGACGATCGGCGTCTGCCGCTTTTTGTACAACCGCTTTTTGGCCATGAACTTCGAGCGTCACCAAGCAGGGAAGCCGTTTATGAGCGGCTACGACTTTGACAAATACGTCAACCACGAGCTGAGCAAAACATTACCGTGGATCAAGCAAACGTGCGGGAGCAAGGCGAGGAAAAAAGCGATTATGAACGCCCAGAATGCCTTCAACCGCTTTTTTCACGGGCATTCTCGGCGACCGCGCTTGAAGAAAAAACAGCGCCAAGAGACAGGTGCCTATTTTCCAAAAAACAACAAAGGCGATTTACTTGTCGAACGTCATCGCATCAAAATTCCGACCCTTGGATGGACGAGACTGAAAGAGTACGGCTATATCCCGACAAACGCCAAAGTCGTCAGTTGCACGCTGACGAAAAAGGCGGATCGGTATTATATTTCGGTGCTCGTTGAGGTTGAAGAAACATCCATTGACGTTCAACCCAATGGCTTGGGAATCGGTGTCGATCTTGGCATTAAAGGCTTCGCTTTTACAAGCGAAGGGAAAACATTTCGCAACATAAACCAGTCTTCCACAGTCAAACAGTGCGAGCGACGTTTGAAGCGCGCCCAGCGCGCGTTGTCTCGTAAATATGAAGCAAAGAAGCGAGGTGAAAAGCCTGCTACTGAAGGTGGAAGCAACATCAGAAAAAACATCCTGCGCGTGCAAAAGCTACATCAGCGCTTAGCCAATAAGCGCAAAGCGTACCGCGCCTGGGTGGTGAGCCAGCTGGTGAAAACCAAGCCAGCCTCCATCACCATCGAGCACTTGAATGTGCGCGGCATGATGCGCAACCGACATTTAGCGAAAGCGATTGCCGCTCAAGGGTTTTACGACTTTAAACAGAAACTCATCCAAGCTTGTCAAAAGAGAAAAATCCAATTGCGTGAAGTTGCCTTGTTTTACCCTTCGAGTAAATTGTGTTCATGCTGTGGTGCAAAAAAGGTCACACTCTCGCTGTCTGAGCGGATTTTTCACTGCGACCACTGCGGCTATGAAGGCGATCGCGATGTCAATGCAGCAATGAATTTAGCGCAAGCGCGCGAATATGCAGTGCTCACCTAA
- a CDS encoding recombinase family protein, translating into MSGKTGIYTRVSNRGQANDWYNQETFLRDFANAKGWIVDEVISDIGSGLNDNRKNWNKLLDEASKREGTRIIIAHKDRFIRFGYDRKKIKEDQDVARV; encoded by the coding sequence ATGAGCGGAAAGACGGGCATTTACACGAGGGTTTCCAATCGAGGTCAAGCAAACGATTGGTACAACCAAGAAACATTTTTGCGTGATTTCGCCAACGCAAAAGGATGGATTGTTGACGAAGTCATAAGCGATATTGGCAGCGGCCTGAACGACAATCGAAAAAACTGGAACAAGTTGTTGGATGAAGCGAGTAAACGCGAGGGAACTCGGATCATCATCGCTCACAAAGATCGGTTCATTCGCTTTGGCTACGACAGGAAAAAAATAAAGGAAGATCAAGATGTTGCGCGCGTTTAA
- a CDS encoding RNA polymerase sigma factor, which produces MVSISKSDKRIFATSPWLDRFLAVEEHRKRWDQVWTNPDPVRVEELERLFIHYVTGVQWRSYCMRRLRRRARDYLAQERRRRSRFPLLWDQAMDEDGNTWGANRPDPFALKPEEVGTGWNHPGLDMAWRQLTEQQQRTLLLHCRDGWTDTDIARFQGVSQQAVSRTRSRALRKIQRYMQSS; this is translated from the coding sequence ATGGTTTCAATCAGTAAGTCGGATAAGCGGATTTTTGCTACTTCGCCATGGCTGGATCGATTTTTAGCAGTGGAAGAACACCGTAAGAGGTGGGATCAAGTTTGGACTAATCCTGACCCCGTACGGGTGGAAGAGTTGGAGCGACTGTTTATTCACTATGTGACCGGAGTGCAGTGGCGAAGCTATTGTATGCGACGCCTTCGTCGTCGGGCCCGCGATTATCTAGCACAAGAACGGAGAAGGAGAAGCCGTTTTCCATTGTTATGGGATCAAGCGATGGACGAAGACGGAAACACGTGGGGGGCGAATCGGCCGGATCCGTTTGCATTGAAGCCGGAAGAGGTGGGAACAGGGTGGAATCATCCCGGCTTGGATATGGCGTGGAGACAGTTGACCGAGCAGCAACAACGCACCCTACTGCTTCATTGCCGCGATGGCTGGACCGATACCGACATTGCTCGCTTCCAGGGGGTATCGCAACAAGCCGTCAGCCGTACCCGTTCCCGTGCCCTTCGCAAAATACAGAGGTATATGCAATCAAGTTAA
- a CDS encoding antibiotic biosynthesis monooxygenase family protein, whose protein sequence is MPISPTPKPPYYAVIFTSQLSDKGTEAYGKMAEQMVKLAQEQPGFLGVESARDAVGFGITVSYWDSEEAIRRWKEDSRHKVAQDKGRTEWYDQFFTRVCLVERDYGKR, encoded by the coding sequence ATGCCGATTAGTCCAACCCCGAAACCGCCATACTATGCCGTTATCTTTACCTCTCAGCTTTCTGACAAAGGGACGGAAGCCTATGGGAAAATGGCGGAACAAATGGTGAAACTGGCCCAGGAACAACCCGGCTTTCTCGGTGTGGAGAGCGCCCGTGATGCCGTGGGATTTGGAATCACTGTTTCATATTGGGATTCGGAGGAGGCCATCCGTCGTTGGAAAGAAGACAGTAGACACAAAGTGGCACAGGATAAAGGGAGAACGGAATGGTATGATCAGTTTTTCACCCGTGTATGCTTAGTTGAACGGGATTATGGAAAACGTTGA
- a CDS encoding GNAT family N-acetyltransferase: MIRLQPMEAKDWMRLIEWTDSPEFLLQWAGPKFRFPLDETQFLRHVEEEGVFRRNFKAVLPDRDEMVGHVELNQIDLQNCSATVSRVLLDPHRRGGGWGQAMVGEVVRIGFEELRLHRLDLYVFDFNRSAIACYEKVGFRREGLLRHARKVGEKYWNLCVMGLLEDEWREGVGKHAD; encoded by the coding sequence TTGATTCGGTTGCAACCGATGGAGGCGAAGGATTGGATGCGTCTGATTGAGTGGACGGATTCACCGGAATTTTTGTTGCAATGGGCGGGTCCCAAGTTTCGTTTTCCCTTGGACGAAACGCAATTTCTGCGGCATGTGGAAGAAGAAGGGGTGTTTCGCCGCAATTTTAAGGCGGTGTTGCCGGATCGTGATGAGATGGTTGGTCATGTGGAACTGAATCAGATTGATTTACAAAATTGCTCCGCCACCGTATCCCGTGTGCTTCTGGATCCCCATCGGCGTGGGGGCGGATGGGGCCAGGCGATGGTGGGCGAAGTGGTGCGTATTGGATTTGAAGAGCTGCGCTTGCACCGTTTGGACCTGTATGTATTTGACTTTAACCGTTCCGCCATCGCCTGTTACGAAAAAGTGGGCTTCCGCCGGGAGGGGTTACTGCGTCACGCCCGCAAGGTGGGAGAGAAGTATTGGAACCTGTGTGTGATGGGTTTGTTGGAGGATGAATGGAGGGAAGGAGTGGGAAAACATGCCGATTAG
- a CDS encoding GNAT family N-acetyltransferase: protein MFEKRIDEELSLRLLEKHHANALFQLVDVNRERLQRWFPWVETTREPADSEKFIQGALQGFIDGTSLNCGIWYRKKLAGVVGPHSIREMNNNAEIGYWLGQEAEGNGVITRSCTAIIDYLVEERGINRIEARCVLANDRSRLVMERLGMQREGLLRQWLKHDHGYEDVYIYAVLAGEWRERRGRG from the coding sequence GTGTTTGAGAAACGGATCGATGAGGAATTATCACTGCGATTACTGGAAAAACATCATGCAAACGCGTTGTTTCAGCTGGTGGATGTTAACCGGGAACGACTTCAGCGTTGGTTTCCATGGGTGGAGACCACTCGGGAACCGGCGGATAGTGAGAAATTTATTCAAGGTGCACTACAGGGCTTTATCGACGGCACCAGTCTCAATTGTGGGATTTGGTATCGAAAAAAGTTGGCGGGAGTGGTCGGTCCCCATTCGATTCGGGAGATGAACAACAATGCCGAGATCGGCTATTGGCTTGGCCAAGAGGCGGAAGGAAACGGAGTGATTACCCGTTCATGCACGGCTATCATCGATTATTTGGTAGAGGAGCGCGGGATTAATCGCATCGAAGCGCGCTGTGTTCTTGCCAATGATCGCAGTCGCTTGGTGATGGAGCGGCTGGGGATGCAGCGCGAAGGGCTTTTGCGCCAATGGCTAAAGCATGATCACGGCTATGAAGATGTATATATATATGCCGTTTTGGCTGGGGAGTGGCGAGAGAGGAGAGGGCGGGGTTGA
- a CDS encoding VOC family protein — protein MKVTGINHVTVRVSDLNCSLSFYRDVLGMELVHRGRTDAYLEWGGVWICLLQITNPRPHDAQVLAVDHIAFSIADDHFPAAVQSLQAAGVSIVRGPMERGGGQVINFLDPDGNQWELYTGSLHERMKSWR, from the coding sequence ATGAAAGTGACCGGTATCAACCATGTGACGGTGCGGGTGTCCGATTTGAACTGCTCGCTGTCGTTTTACCGGGATGTTCTGGGAATGGAGCTGGTTCATCGGGGGCGTACCGACGCTTATCTGGAATGGGGAGGGGTCTGGATCTGCCTGCTTCAGATTACTAACCCTCGTCCCCATGATGCGCAAGTGTTGGCAGTGGATCACATCGCTTTCTCCATCGCGGATGATCATTTTCCGGCAGCGGTTCAGTCGCTACAAGCGGCAGGTGTTTCCATTGTACGCGGACCGATGGAACGCGGCGGAGGCCAGGTGATCAACTTTCTCGATCCGGACGGGAATCAATGGGAACTGTACACCGGCAGCTTACATGAACGGATGAAAAGTTGGCGGTGA
- a CDS encoding HAD family hydrolase, with the protein MRAVVFDFDGLILDTESHEYRSFQKLYRDHGVELPAERWQEVIGSSDSTFDPYAHLEELVGTKLDIPTLMEERRRDHLEGIAREQVRPGVVSVLDQARRLGWGIGLATSSTREWVTGHLSNLGLLDRFHVICTRDDVERSKPDPALYRLAVEKLDVEAAAAVALEDSPNGALAAKRAGLACIVVPNEVTAGMTFGEVDERLHSLAELDLEAFAARMAAVRHS; encoded by the coding sequence ATGAGAGCGGTTGTATTTGATTTTGACGGACTGATTCTGGATACGGAGAGTCATGAGTATCGAAGCTTTCAGAAGCTGTATCGCGACCATGGAGTGGAACTGCCGGCGGAACGCTGGCAGGAGGTGATCGGCAGCTCCGACAGCACCTTTGATCCATATGCCCATTTGGAGGAACTGGTAGGAACAAAACTGGATATTCCTACGCTGATGGAAGAGCGGCGTCGCGATCACTTGGAGGGGATCGCCCGTGAACAAGTGCGTCCAGGGGTGGTATCCGTCCTAGATCAAGCCCGGCGCCTAGGGTGGGGGATCGGTTTGGCTACCAGCTCAACGCGGGAGTGGGTGACGGGACATCTTTCCAACCTGGGATTGTTGGATCGCTTCCATGTCATTTGCACACGGGACGATGTGGAACGTTCGAAGCCGGACCCCGCCCTCTATCGACTGGCGGTAGAAAAGCTAGACGTAGAAGCGGCAGCGGCCGTCGCTCTGGAGGACTCCCCCAACGGCGCCTTGGCAGCGAAGCGGGCGGGGCTGGCCTGCATCGTAGTGCCCAATGAAGTGACAGCAGGAATGACCTTCGGTGAGGTGGACGAACGCCTTCACTCGCTGGCGGAGCTGGATTTGGAAGCTTTTGCGGCGCGGATGGCGGCGGTCCGGCACTCATGA
- a CDS encoding DUF3891 family protein, whose amino-acid sequence MILRKIEDGLDLIRQHDHGWVSGDFAEHWKERPSSSVLFAIRYHDVGWESLDQTITWNPKTGQPYTFEDYPMQAKIDAYQSGVGWVQARDPYAACLCSRHYTSFFINASGEAERRFLAEEQKRQERLKRQLDEETRSRLASDWALLKLCDDLSLFLCLNPPGENRHPWYQEGFHFQGKRLNPSWEGRDTLFIEPNPFASSFTVRIPYERLTEAGQPVTVGTNVITIQSGTSV is encoded by the coding sequence ATGATCCTGCGTAAGATAGAAGACGGGTTGGATCTGATTCGGCAACATGACCATGGATGGGTGTCAGGGGATTTTGCCGAGCATTGGAAAGAGCGTCCCTCGTCCTCTGTTCTGTTTGCCATTCGCTACCATGATGTGGGTTGGGAAAGCTTAGATCAAACGATTACATGGAACCCAAAAACCGGACAACCGTACACGTTTGAGGATTATCCGATGCAAGCAAAAATTGACGCCTACCAGAGCGGGGTTGGCTGGGTGCAGGCACGAGACCCATATGCGGCCTGCCTGTGTAGCAGACACTATACTTCTTTTTTTATAAACGCGTCAGGGGAAGCGGAACGCCGGTTTCTCGCAGAGGAACAAAAGCGGCAAGAGCGATTGAAACGGCAGTTGGATGAAGAGACTCGTTCCCGTTTGGCCAGTGATTGGGCACTGTTAAAATTATGCGATGATCTATCCTTGTTTCTCTGTCTCAATCCCCCCGGTGAAAATCGCCATCCTTGGTATCAGGAAGGTTTTCATTTTCAGGGAAAACGGCTCAATCCAAGCTGGGAGGGACGGGATACCCTTTTTATTGAGCCCAATCCCTTTGCCTCTTCTTTTACTGTCCGTATCCCGTATGAGCGTTTGACAGAAGCGGGCCAACCGGTGACGGTGGGCACCAATGTGATTACGATACAGAGTGGGACCAGCGTTTAG
- the yfkAB gene encoding radical SAM/CxCxxxxC motif protein YfkAB produces MQLKQKKSLSPAWDPWDPWFTRKEKGRYELTSVEFTVTQLCNLRCEHCAVGEMLVREEGVSLPVDQLIRRVDEVDTLQTLSITGGEPVLNPQVFKETIRPLLRYARSRGLYTQINSNLTLPLSRYEGWIEDVDVLHISYNYRDAADFHRIAFEKYGREVTPAAAEALFNRMVDNAKALSQAGVFVSAETLLSPFTAPHITEMHRDIAAMGCCRHEVHPLYPSDFAQGMDLLSLDDFRKVILKLVEQRDPAVWILFGTLPFYPCSDHAADRECWLRLHQEENVTIRQDPDGRNRLNINAFTGDVIVTDFGDVPPLGNVDHDRLDEVFQRWLEHPMAKRHHCFCPAARCTGPNILVADAYYRDWNFQQRRAQVTLDEHILVK; encoded by the coding sequence ATGCAACTGAAACAAAAAAAATCGTTATCACCGGCGTGGGATCCGTGGGATCCTTGGTTTACACGGAAAGAAAAGGGGCGCTATGAGCTAACTAGTGTAGAATTCACGGTCACACAACTGTGCAACTTGCGCTGTGAACATTGTGCCGTCGGTGAGATGTTGGTACGGGAGGAAGGGGTTTCGTTGCCGGTGGATCAACTGATCCGCCGCGTAGATGAAGTGGATACGTTACAGACGCTTAGCATCACCGGGGGAGAACCAGTCTTAAATCCGCAAGTCTTCAAAGAGACGATTCGCCCCTTGTTGCGTTATGCTCGATCCCGCGGGTTGTATACCCAAATCAACTCCAACCTAACATTGCCACTATCCCGCTATGAGGGTTGGATCGAAGATGTGGACGTTTTACATATCTCCTATAATTACCGTGATGCAGCCGATTTTCATCGCATCGCCTTTGAAAAATACGGGCGGGAGGTGACACCCGCCGCAGCGGAAGCGCTGTTTAACCGGATGGTGGATAATGCCAAGGCGTTGTCGCAAGCAGGTGTATTCGTATCTGCCGAGACGTTGCTCAGTCCTTTTACTGCGCCGCATATCACGGAGATGCATCGGGATATTGCTGCGATGGGTTGTTGCCGCCATGAGGTACATCCGTTGTATCCCAGCGACTTTGCCCAGGGAATGGATTTGCTTTCGTTGGATGATTTCCGGAAAGTAATCCTTAAACTAGTGGAGCAGCGCGATCCAGCAGTATGGATCTTGTTTGGCACGCTTCCTTTTTATCCTTGTAGCGATCATGCTGCCGATCGGGAGTGCTGGCTTCGTTTACATCAGGAGGAGAATGTAACGATCCGCCAAGACCCCGATGGACGCAACCGTCTCAATATCAATGCGTTTACCGGCGATGTGATAGTAACCGACTTTGGGGATGTGCCTCCATTGGGCAATGTGGATCACGATCGCTTGGATGAGGTATTCCAACGTTGGTTGGAACATCCCATGGCCAAACGGCATCACTGTTTCTGTCCCGCTGCCCGCTGTACCGGCCCCAATATTTTGGTGGCGGATGCATACTACCGGGACTGGAATTTTCAACAGCGTCGGGCACAGGTTACCCTGGATGAGCACATACTCGTAAAGTAA
- a CDS encoding MFS transporter has product MMFHNKERVMPLSFYRLWVGEGISALAGSWGTMANAWLVFHWTGSTTAIGTMWLFYFIPSLCIQWGLGPFLDRWDRARILTWCQWSRSAAFLIILGCLFFQWEAAGLLYLVAAWTGTIQALYTPTTQALLPALVSKEMLTRANARIDATFRVMNMAGPVLGGWAVAVAGAELNVAGVVMFYAFGGWLASGLPSIRGRKKEEQLSWKEAIREGIHFFSRDSLLICLTVLMAVIQWAVAVLLVLGLPYVTMELGHNTLAYGWFLAGYSSGYLLGSLGVSRWMRGQPLPAVMIGANVIGGLSFIGLALSPHLGWALVMEVMAGVCAPFFHVLSLRLFQERVPSPLMAQVFSLRVLVMRVVMPVGTVAAGWMGSAWGIRPALALTGGVVIMITLVGGGWLAAQWLRKSSDSS; this is encoded by the coding sequence ATGATGTTTCATAATAAAGAGAGAGTAATGCCGTTATCGTTTTATCGTTTATGGGTGGGAGAAGGGATATCGGCATTGGCGGGTTCCTGGGGGACGATGGCCAACGCCTGGCTCGTGTTCCACTGGACAGGATCAACTACCGCCATCGGTACAATGTGGCTGTTCTATTTTATCCCGTCTTTGTGTATTCAATGGGGGTTGGGGCCTTTTCTCGACCGATGGGATCGCGCGCGGATTCTCACTTGGTGCCAGTGGAGCCGCAGTGCCGCTTTCCTCATCATTTTGGGATGTCTGTTTTTCCAATGGGAAGCAGCAGGGCTATTGTATCTCGTGGCCGCCTGGACGGGGACGATTCAGGCTCTCTACACCCCAACGACGCAAGCGCTATTGCCCGCTTTGGTATCGAAGGAGATGCTGACTCGTGCCAATGCGCGTATCGATGCGACTTTCCGCGTGATGAACATGGCAGGGCCGGTTTTAGGCGGATGGGCGGTGGCTGTCGCCGGTGCAGAGCTAAATGTGGCTGGAGTGGTCATGTTTTACGCTTTTGGAGGGTGGCTGGCATCGGGCTTGCCGTCGATCCGCGGTAGGAAAAAGGAAGAGCAATTGTCTTGGAAGGAAGCGATCCGGGAGGGGATTCACTTTTTTAGCCGCGACTCCCTCTTGATCTGCCTGACGGTTTTAATGGCGGTAATCCAGTGGGCGGTGGCGGTGTTGCTGGTGCTGGGCTTGCCCTATGTAACGATGGAATTAGGGCATAATACCTTGGCATATGGCTGGTTTTTGGCGGGTTACTCCAGCGGTTATCTACTGGGTTCGCTGGGAGTATCACGCTGGATGAGAGGGCAACCGTTGCCGGCAGTTATGATTGGAGCCAATGTGATCGGAGGGCTTTCCTTTATTGGCTTGGCGCTGTCTCCTCATCTGGGTTGGGCCTTGGTGATGGAGGTAATGGCGGGGGTGTGTGCACCGTTCTTTCACGTTCTTAGCCTGCGCCTGTTCCAGGAGCGGGTGCCATCGCCGCTGATGGCGCAAGTTTTTTCACTGCGGGTGCTGGTGATGCGGGTGGTGATGCCTGTGGGAACAGTTGCGGCGGGTTGGATGGGAAGTGCATGGGGGATTCGTCCCGCCTTGGCGTTGACGGGAGGAGTGGTGATTATGATAACGCTGGTGGGAGGGGGCTGGTTAGCCGCCCAATGGTTGCGGAAATCATCCGATTCATCGTAA
- a CDS encoding helix-turn-helix domain-containing protein, translated as MEDRDPNQPHSRWTQIYKALADEKRLRILRAIQQGVDTLPALSADIGMPKTTLHHHLTLLRSARLVTMEGSRYRFDQYTWSVCREELEQYLGIESDDVS; from the coding sequence GTGGAGGATCGTGATCCAAACCAACCTCACTCCCGTTGGACGCAGATCTATAAAGCGCTGGCGGATGAAAAAAGACTCCGCATTCTGCGCGCAATTCAGCAAGGTGTGGACACGCTTCCGGCCCTCTCGGCGGATATCGGGATGCCGAAAACAACGCTACACCACCATCTCACCCTGTTGCGGTCGGCGCGGTTGGTAACGATGGAGGGAAGTCGATATCGGTTTGATCAATATACATGGTCGGTCTGCCGTGAAGAATTGGAACAATACCTTGGAATCGAGAGCGATGATGTTTCATAA